The region GAGTTGTGTCTGCAGACGAATTTAATTGCGGTCCCGGCGCTCGGGAAAGCGAAATCAAAGTGCAGGCTGGTCGAAAAAGTTGGATGGTGCCCCTGGTCGGGGTGGCCCAAAAGGCAAATCACGAACTCATCTCATCTCTGCTTGCGGTGGGGCACGTCCTGGCAGCTGGTATCGTGGGCGAGGTCCCAGCCACAGCTGAAGGGCAGCAGGGCCCAGCAGCCCGGTAGCTTCCTCCTGTTCCTGCTCCTGCCCCTCTCCTTGCCCTCCTTGCCCATTTTGCCGGGTACCTTGCATTCCTTGTCCTTTTTACCACCAGGTGTGGTACCTGCCTGGACTTTCGTGGTCTCCTGCCAGGCCTGATAGTATTGCATCTGCTGAGCCTCCAGCTTGCGCAGCCACTCGATGCGTGATCTTCCCCAGCCTCGGTGGGCAATGGAGGAGGACGGCGTCTTCTCCCTGCACCCGAACACTACTTCGATATCGGTGGGCTCCGACTGCTGGCCGTCCATGCCACCGCACAGCCTCCTCCTGGGAGAGTTCTTCTTCTTCGGCCCATTGGTCACGTTCCACAGTAGATCCGCGAGTTGTTTCTTGGTGAGCTCCCTGCGACGGCAGAGGAGTTGCATGAGCAACTCATGCTGGTTGCAGGGCCTCATCTCCTGGGCTTTCGGAGGCTTGGCCTGCACGAAAAGGCTGACCAGTTCCAGGTATTCCCTGCCGGTGCACATTCCGCAGCAGTGTTTGAGTGTCCAGTGTGCAGAATTCACCAAGCCAATAGGTCCGGTCCGGTGTTGACATAAAACTACACTTAACACGAATAATTTACATAACCAAATTGTAACAAATGAATTCCAGAATCGAAGTCTAATTCAGGGATTACTTTTTCGCACAGAAATCATCGAACTGGTCAAGGGTTACAGCCCGCAGAGAATGCAGAGGCCTTTTAGGCCGGAACTGGAACCCAATGGCGACACCAAGGCGGACATCAACGGTATCATTCGTCGCTGCTGGGCCGAGGATCCTGCCGAGCGTCCGGACTTCAATACCCTCAAGTCTATGATAAGAAGGTTTAATAAGTAAGGAACACTGAATATAATTTCCATTCTCCTCTAACATGCTTGTGCTTCCAGGGACAACGAGACGGGCAACATTGTGGACAATCTCCTAAAGCGCATGGAGCTGTACGCCAACAATCTGGAGGAGCTGGTGGAGGAGCGCACCCAGGACTACCACGAGGAGAAGAAGAAGTGCGAGAAGCTGCTCTACCAACTGCTCCCGCAGAGCGTGGCCGCCCAGCTCATTAGCGGACAGCCCGTGGTGGCGGAGACCTTTGACCAGGTCACCATCTATTTTAGTGACAT is a window of Drosophila biarmipes strain raj3 chromosome 3R, RU_DBia_V1.1, whole genome shotgun sequence DNA encoding:
- the LOC108026310 gene encoding uncharacterized protein LOC108026310, with product MCTGREYLELVSLFVQAKPPKAQEMRPCNQHELLMQLLCRRRELTKKQLADLLWNVTNGPKKKNSPRRRLCGGMDGQQSEPTDIEVVFGCREKTPSSSIAHRGWGRSRIEWLRKLEAQQMQYYQAWQETTKVQAGTTPGGKKDKECKVPGKMGKEGKERGRSRNRRKLPGCWALLPFSCGWDLAHDTSCQDVPHRKQR